From the Streptomyces nodosus genome, the window AACTTGCTGGTGCGTTCGGCTTCGGCCTCGGCGGCGGCCTTGGCGGCCGGTCCCTCGCCCGGCTCAGCGGCCTGCTTCCCGCCTCCGGGCCGGGAGCCCGGCTCGGTACCCCCCTTGGGGGACGACTTGGCACCGGGCTGTTCCGGGGCGCCGCCCGAGGGCTTGGCGCCGGGCTTGGACGAGGGGCGGTCCGTGGGCTTGGTGCCGGGCTTGGCGCCGCCGACCTTCAGCACGGTGGTGGGCTGGTCCACGGCCGGCTCGGCGGCGGGGGCCTCGTCCGGCTTGTCGCCGGACGCCTTGGCACCGGACGCCGGGCCCTTCTGGTCGGGGGCCTTGCCGGAGCCCTTACCGGAGCCCTTGCCGGCGGCCTTCTCCGCGGCCTTGTCCGAGGGCTTGGATCCGCCCAGCTTGAGCATGGTCGTGGGCTGGTCCACGGCGGGCCGCCGGTCGGTCCGGAAGACGGCGGTCGGCTGGTCGACGGGCAGCTCGGCCTCCGAGGACCCGTCCTCGTCCTTCGCGACCCGGGGGTCGGCGGTCTTCCGGCCCCCGGGGGCGGAGCCGGTTCCGGCACGGTCCGCACCGGCGGCGCGGGCCTCCGAAGCCTCGGCGCCCTTTGACGGGGAACCGGTCCCGGCACCGGGCTCGGGGGCACCCCCACCCACGGCGGCCGGCACGGAAGCGCCGCCCTTACCCGCGGACTTGGAACCTCCGGTGGCACCCGACCCGGACGCAGCGCCCGCACCGGACTTGGGCGCACCAGCACCCGCACCCCCGGACGCGGACGCGGAACCACCCGCGGCCCCGGAACCGGAAGCGCCACCCTTACCCACGGGCACGGAACCACCGGCGGCACCCGCCCCGGACACAGCGCCCGCCCCCGCCCCGGACACAGCGCCCGCCCCCGCACCGGACTTGGAAGCAGCCCCACCCGTGGACGCGGAGCCACCCGCGGCCCCAGAACCGGAACCGCCGGCGGCACCGGACTTGGGCGCACCGGCACCCGCAGCCCCACCCGTGGACGCGGAGCCGGTCCCGGTGGTCCCGGGCGCGGTGGTGTCCTCGTCCTCGGCCTTCGCAGGCTCGTCGCCCTCGTCGCCCTCGTCGACCTCTTCCTCCTCGGGGCCCGTGGTCCCGGCGTCGGCCGAGGAGGGGCCGTCCGCCTTCTCGGAGGCCTCGGTGGCCCCCGCGGGGGTCACTCCGGCCCCGGGGGCGCCCCCGGCCTTCGTGCCGCCCTCGCGCTCGTCCTCGCCCACGCCCTCGTTCTCGCCCTCGTCCTCGGTGTCCCCGCGCCGCACGGATCCCTCGGGGACGCCCTCGGCCTTCTCCGCCGCGTTCCCCGTGTTCCCCCCGGACTTCGCGGACGACGTGTCCGCGCGCTCCCCGGCCGGGCGCCGAGCGGCCTTCACGGAGCCCGCCTCCCCCGTGCCGTCGGAACGGGCCCCGGACGGCCCGTCACCGGTGCCCTCGGGCCCGGCCTCCTCCGCGTCCTCCTCGGCCGACTGCACCCAGGAGGCCAGTGAGGCGCGCCCCACATCGCCTCCCCGGCCGTTCCGGCCCCCCAGGGTGCCGTTCCCGGTCGGCCATGTGGGGGCCGGGGCCCCGCTCCCCGACGTCGGTTCCGCCGACGACTTGTGTTGCTTCGACCTGTCGGGGGACTCGCCCGCCACCGATGCCTCCTCGTTGCGCCACGCACCCCGTCGCGCGCCTTGCCGAACCATGAACCGCCGCCCGGACACCGCCGTCCGGACCATGAAATGCCGCCCGGACACAACCGTCCGGACCTTGTACCGCCGCCCGGACACAGCCGTCCGGCCCCTGCACCAGTCTCCTGTGCGAGGGATCGACCCCTGCGCTAGACGAGAACGACATACCTACCGGTTCCACTACATTCCGGTCACGCACCCTCGACAGACCAATGTGAGAGGGGTCACCCTGTCATTCATCCACGCGGGGAGGCATGGATGGGCAGGAGCCGCAGAACAATTCCGGAGGAGCTTCTGCTGCTGGCACTGGACCCGGCCACGGGTACCACTGCGCAGCCGCAGTCGCTCGACCTGGGTCTGGCCGGAGCACAGCTAGTGGAGCTGGCGCTGGCCGGACGGATAGCCCCTGACGGGGATCGTATCGCCGTGGTGGTGCCACGGCCGACTGGAGATCCAACTCTGGACTCCGCGTTGGAGTTGCTGCGCAGGCGCGGCGCTCCGGTACGCGCGGTCCACTGGATCGGCGGGCCGCGTCTCGGGCTGCGTCAGATCTACCTCTCGCACCTGGAGCGGTGCGGCATGGTTCAGGCCGTGCCCGGCCAGATGTGCGGGGTGCTGCCGACGACGCGCTACCAGGCGACGGACACCGCCATCAGCCGGGAGATCAGGTCCCGGCTGGACTCCGCGATCCGCACCGGTGTGCCGCCGGACCCGCGGACCGCGGCGCTCGCCGCGCTGGCCCATGCGGTCGGTCTCGGCAAGCACCTGTACCCGGGCAACGAGGGACGCTCGTCCCGCTCCCGGCTGCGGGACCTGATCCGGCACGACCCCATGGGCGGCCTCGTGGCGCACGCCGTGATGGACGTCCAGAACGGCGCGGCCGCGCAACCACGTCGCGGCCCGGCCGGCCCGTCCGGCCGGCCGACGGGCGGAGTCAGGGGCGCCACGGAACCGGCCCGCGGAGTCCCGATGCAGCCGCGCCACGGATCCATGGCGCGGGTCGTGGCCCACTGAGCCGAAGCCCACAGCCCCGCGGGGCCATCGTCCGGTAGCCCGTCGGGGCCGTCGTCCGGGCCGGGCGGGATCGCCACGGCGGCCGGCCACCTCGGGCACCGGCCGCCCCGGACCCCGTACGGCCCGGGCACCGTACAACCCGGAACATGCACCCGGTCCGAGCCGGCACCGCAGTCCCGGTTCGGGAGCCGCCGGCCCGCACGGGGCGAGGAGACCGTACGTCCGGACGACGACACGGCCCCCTCGCCCCGCGCGGGCCCCTGCGGTGCCGCGCCCATGCCACGCCGCCGTCGCACCGCCCGCCCGAACGACGTGCGGAGTGCGCATATCCGCTGTTTCCCAGCGGAAGAAGGCAGCTTGGTGGCAATCTGCTGAGCAGCAGATACGCAAAGTAGAGGCAGGCAGCCGGAGGTGCGCGTCCGTGGCGTCCAATGTCAATCCCACAGTCCGGCGGCGCCGGCTGGGCCAGGAGCTGCGCCGGCTCCGTGAACTCAAGGGCATGACGGCCGAGGAGGTCGCGGAGAGGCTGCTCGTCTCCCAGTCGAAGATCAGCCGGCTGGAGAACGGCCGCCGCAGCATCAGCCAGCGCGACGTCCGGGATCTGTGCGGGGTCTACGAGGTCGAGGACCAGCGGGTCGTCGACTCCCTGATGGAGATGGCTCGGGACTCCCGCCAGCAGGGCTGGTGGCATGCGTTCGGGGACATCCCCTACAGCGTCTACATCGGCCTGGAGACCGACGCGGAGTCGCTGCGGGTGTACGAACCCCAGATCGTCACCGGCCTGTTTGCAGACCCGCGCCTACGCCGAGGCGCTCATCGAGGGAGCCCTGCCCGAGACACCGCCGGCCGACATCGACAAGCGCGTCCAGGTGCGGATGCGCCGGCAGGAACGCATCACCGCCGAGAACAACCCGCTCCGGCTGTGGCTGGTCCTGGACGAGGCCGCGCTGCGCCGGGTGGTGGGCAACCATCATGTGATGCGGGAGCAGTTGGAGCATCTGGTGGAGATGTCCCGGCTTCCGCACGTCA encodes:
- a CDS encoding D-alanyl-D-alanine carboxypeptidase; the encoded protein is MGRASLASWVQSAEEDAEEAGPEGTGDGPSGARSDGTGEAGSVKAARRPAGERADTSSAKSGGNTGNAAEKAEGVPEGSVRRGDTEDEGENEGVGEDEREGGTKAGGAPGAGVTPAGATEASEKADGPSSADAGTTGPEEEEVDEGDEGDEPAKAEDEDTTAPGTTGTGSASTGGAAGAGAPKSGAAGGSGSGAAGGSASTGGAASKSGAGAGAVSGAGAGAVSGAGAAGGSVPVGKGGASGSGAAGGSASASGGAGAGAPKSGAGAASGSGATGGSKSAGKGGASVPAAVGGGAPEPGAGTGSPSKGAEASEARAAGADRAGTGSAPGGRKTADPRVAKDEDGSSEAELPVDQPTAVFRTDRRPAVDQPTTMLKLGGSKPSDKAAEKAAGKGSGKGSGKAPDQKGPASGAKASGDKPDEAPAAEPAVDQPTTVLKVGGAKPGTKPTDRPSSKPGAKPSGGAPEQPGAKSSPKGGTEPGSRPGGGKQAAEPGEGPAAKAAAEAEAERTSKFVALKSLDELAPPKPKPFGAPAEATSALPHVGPERTTQQPLPPKPPLDLLAELTNTPPPPETPVRTLVRRVKIWTPLVALLLIIFAIAQAVRPLPAASLALTAEETYTFDGDPLKLPWPDEGQGWMAVDGVGEMDHFGDQKPVAIGSVAKTMTAYIILRDHPLKPGQEGPSIEIDPKAEKEGGYDKVGDESTLNTVHAGDHLTEKQALSAVMIPSANNIARLLARWDAGSEEAFVEKMNATAKKLGMTNTTYTDPSGLTKTTVSTAEDQVKLGTVAMRNPAMVAITSAASWTDPTGKYWTNYNELPFRVGAIGIKTGSTTAAGGNLLFAAHKKVGSRTVTIVGAVLGQHKPDILATVNAVSKTALLAAQDAPTSAKILKKGDVVGYVDDQLGGHTPVVVTEDVTAVGWAGLRVKLSLAAKDELPHTAKAGTEVGTLTVGDSSSNAVQVPVALERDLAEPGFTAKVTRLG
- a CDS encoding GOLPH3/VPS74 family protein, with protein sequence MGRSRRTIPEELLLLALDPATGTTAQPQSLDLGLAGAQLVELALAGRIAPDGDRIAVVVPRPTGDPTLDSALELLRRRGAPVRAVHWIGGPRLGLRQIYLSHLERCGMVQAVPGQMCGVLPTTRYQATDTAISREIRSRLDSAIRTGVPPDPRTAALAALAHAVGLGKHLYPGNEGRSSRSRLRDLIRHDPMGGLVAHAVMDVQNGAAAQPRRGPAGPSGRPTGGVRGATEPARGVPMQPRHGSMARVVAH